In Sporosarcina sp. PTS2304, a genomic segment contains:
- a CDS encoding DUF6501 family protein: MSFLQWVDEPTLKTVTCVHADAAKYVVSNMLTPGKSYEVKNETEEFIFVVDNSGKVGGYYKSYFE; this comes from the coding sequence ATGTCATTTTTACAATGGGTGGATGAACCGACGCTAAAGACAGTAACTTGTGTGCATGCAGATGCAGCGAAGTATGTTGTTAGTAATATGTTGACGCCAGGGAAGTCTTATGAAGTGAAAAACGAGACGGAAGAGTTTATTTTCGTCGTAGATAATTCCGGTAAAGTCGGCGGGTATTATAAGTCGTACTTTGAGTAA
- the odhB gene encoding 2-oxoglutarate dehydrogenase complex dihydrolipoyllysine-residue succinyltransferase, whose translation MAEIRVPELAESITEGTIAKWLKQPGENVDKGEFIVELETDKVNVEVISEEAGVLSELLAAEGDTVEVGQVIAIVGEGSGAPAQQAPQTAPEATAPAAQPDAPQVAVEETTSTDRTIASPAARKLAREKGINLADVSPVDPMGRVRAQDVAAHNNAPAPKAPAAPAAKTEAKEDGRITRQKMTRRRQTIAKRLLEVRQSTAMLTTFNEIDMTKMMELRSRKKDQFFEQNDVRLGFMSFFTKAVVAALKKYPYVNAEIDGDEILLKNYFDIGIAVSTEGGLVVPNVVDADRKNFAEIEATIAELAKKARDNKLTMADMTGGSFTITNGGVFGSLLSTPILNGTQVGILGMHTIQKRPVAVGDNIEIRPMMYVALSYDHRVIDGKDSVGFLKMVKELLENPEDLLLGS comes from the coding sequence GTGGCAGAGATCAGAGTACCTGAACTAGCAGAATCGATTACAGAAGGTACAATTGCAAAATGGTTGAAACAACCCGGTGAAAACGTGGATAAAGGTGAATTCATCGTTGAATTGGAAACAGACAAAGTGAACGTCGAAGTCATTTCAGAAGAAGCAGGTGTTCTATCTGAGCTATTGGCAGCAGAAGGCGACACAGTTGAAGTTGGCCAAGTGATCGCGATTGTAGGCGAAGGTTCAGGTGCACCGGCACAACAAGCTCCACAAACAGCGCCAGAAGCAACAGCTCCTGCAGCACAACCAGATGCTCCGCAAGTAGCAGTTGAAGAAACAACTTCAACTGACCGTACAATTGCGAGCCCTGCCGCTCGTAAACTAGCGCGTGAAAAAGGCATCAATCTTGCAGACGTGTCTCCAGTCGATCCAATGGGTCGTGTACGCGCTCAAGACGTAGCTGCTCACAACAATGCGCCTGCGCCGAAAGCTCCGGCAGCTCCAGCGGCTAAAACAGAAGCAAAAGAAGACGGTCGTATTACGCGTCAGAAAATGACTCGCCGTCGTCAAACAATTGCGAAGCGTTTGCTAGAAGTAAGACAATCTACAGCGATGTTAACAACATTCAACGAAATTGATATGACGAAAATGATGGAACTTCGTTCACGCAAAAAAGACCAGTTCTTTGAGCAAAACGATGTACGTCTAGGGTTCATGTCATTCTTCACGAAAGCAGTTGTAGCTGCATTGAAAAAATACCCATATGTTAATGCTGAAATCGATGGTGACGAAATCTTGTTGAAAAACTATTTCGATATCGGTATCGCAGTATCAACTGAAGGTGGACTCGTTGTACCGAACGTAGTGGACGCAGATCGTAAAAACTTCGCAGAAATCGAAGCGACGATTGCTGAACTTGCTAAAAAAGCTCGCGACAACAAGTTGACAATGGCTGATATGACAGGCGGTTCATTCACAATTACAAACGGTGGAGTATTCGGTTCACTATTGTCTACTCCAATCTTAAACGGTACACAAGTAGGTATTCTAGGTATGCATACAATTCAAAAGCGTCCAGTAGCTGTTGGCGACAACATCGAAATCCGTCCGATGATGTATGTAGCACTTTCTTACGATCACCGAGTAATTGATGGAAAAGATTCAGTAGGATTCTTGAAGATGGTTAAAGAGTTACTAGAAAACCCTGAAGATCTTCTACTAGGTTCTTAA